The Zygosaccharomyces rouxii strain CBS732 chromosome G complete sequence genome contains a region encoding:
- the BRL1 gene encoding Brl1p (similar to uniprot|P38770 Saccharomyces cerevisiae YHR036W Protein required for cell viability) produces MDKFGKLSIDDELDRTIREEDLVRLSNLSISDEIGRMSPQVFTKYMPHSPVCPSPLRHAMQLDPLGDKMDVDELIDEEANAEGEGEGVDTRIVQRSQDILEEGDMQRDVQEASPTPSPTKQVSKEKSSQDNNTAKNHDDVMKEEVSELDESDSKEDEESVHRGAVIRALLSPTSLGVAAAAKIDGIPIESPAQASKPAPKEVLNTDRKASDANVTGIDFTDLKDELRWRSRSQPIQVSINHHHYYPNTDGYRPFVQDWSRPVESEYDEPYKLPVPWSSNCKPVSKNSYTFVSYLQLFLNFITVVVLFSFVTSLVRSLKTDITSSWNHKRLELEYESINCKNLYAINECTLRNKPALQGQCEQWERCMNKDNDLFFRARTTLGARLFGEVINSFVEPIGWKALLVVMLGLAIWCFSSNFLLGYMRAKSYYGDANQQYLLQQRRQLFLKDEDRANRELSLRSDNT; encoded by the coding sequence ATGGACAAGTTCGGCAAATTAAgtattgatgatgaactgGACAGGACTATAAGAGAGGAAGATTTAGTACGACTATCTAATCTTAGCAtatctgatgaaattggcAGAATGTCACCCCAGgtttttaccaaatataTGCCACATTCTCCCGTGTGTCCTTCACCACTAAGGCATGCTATGCAATTAGATCCACTAGGTGATAAAATGGACGTAGATGAACTGATAGATGAGGAAGCAAACGCTGAAGGTGAAGGGGAAGGTGTTGATACTAGAATAGTGCAAAGAAGCCAAGATATTTTGGAAGAGGGAGATATGCAACGGGACGTTCAAGAAGCATCACCAACACCATCGCCAACTAAACAGGTAAGCAAAGAGAAATCATCACAGGATAATAATACTGCCAAAAACCATGATGATGTGATGAAGGAAGAAGTTAGTGAATTGGATGAGTCagattcaaaagaagatgaagagagtGTACATAGAGGAGCAGTGATAAGAGCATTGCTATCTCCAACTTCATTAGGTGTAGCTGCAGCAGCCAAAATTGATGGTATACCAATTGAATCACCAGCACAAGCGTCTAAACCTGCCCCAAAAGAAGTTCTCAATACGGATAGAAAGGCTTCTGATGCTAATGTTACAGGAATCGATTTTACcgatttgaaagatgaaCTTAGGTGGAGATCAAGAAGCCAACCTATTCAGGTTTCAATTaatcaccaccactacTACCCCAATACGGACGGATACCGACCATTTGTACAAGATTGGTCAAGACCTGTGGAATCAGAGTACGATGAACCTTATAAACTTCCTGTCCCCTGGTCATCTAACTGTAAACCGGTTTCTAAAAACTCTTATACCTTTGTCTCATACCTGCAGTTATTTCTTAATTTTATTACAGTCGTGGTCCTATTCTCATTTGTTACATCGCTCGTGCGCTCTTTGAAGACTGATATAACTTCCTCCTGGAATCACAAAAGATTAGAGTTAGAATATGAATCAATTAACTGTAAAAATCTTTATGCCATTAACGAATGTACTTTGCGTAATAAACCAGCGCTACAGGGTCAGTGTGAACAATGGGAAAGGTGCATGAATAAAGACAACGATTTATTTTTTAGAGCAAGAACGACACTGGGGGCACGACTATTTGGTGAAGTGATTAATTCATTTGTTGAACCAATTGGATGGAAGGCATTACTTGTTGTTATGTTGGGATTAGCTATTTGGTGCTTTAGTTCAAATTTCCTACTAGGTTACATGCGAGCCAAGAGTTATTACGGAGATGCTAATCAACAATATCTCCTTCAACAACGTCGTCAACTTTTCTTGAAGGATGAGGACCGTGCAAACAGAGAGTTATCATTACGCAGTGATAATACATAG
- the HDA2 gene encoding Hda2p (similar to uniprot|Q06629 Saccharomyces cerevisiae YDR295C), giving the protein MNRNARNSHVFYLPVGLTPFQRDLTEILVSLHARSFQKELDSSNNIDDKDAVAEYPQISSKQMTHMLDKGIRVVANHPCLLVEHYMPRQFLRMVPTENLVTTSDKFQKLQELLSRFIQRDRQTFPDALKICIISHNVRELDILEGLVLGKRVRIKRLSGASLYDEKHVFPLERSCSPVDASNSKDGTPSNESGSNRYTGYHRDDYDYSLKHKMKSVQAIDEDWLFLTTTTHLTNNPELMRGYNVDYIISFDPSIDPFLPALDNIRKKGQKRLPLVKLLVKDSPDHFLLENPPTEGTDNYQHSKAAIKHFLSTRHTTYNNLPSVDYKQVVDMLLRGENTIPSLSEIPLSQVSTDVPPFELIMTRLDFSDNQLTMNEDVFDMKSYQSELNKRTLDRLLKVQNECRHGDEILTRKRHYETERQDYLDETRVEAGNVFKKFQDGEKSIIDSEKRLERCKSEASKLDDKIKALDGALEEAKRITLLADVDPELQQYTEKISTLKTLLGSLSEQNLQRNQHNDSLRSQYQQKSSEAAEQSQRTKVLKDEVDQLHKDLEGPGLQIQTKTLLSQEQKLKNDLASLKSRSKFLKSYVTKMASYYGLKPSSSDDSLSNGTHGQNGRSNARYRSTRSNTPAYT; this is encoded by the coding sequence ATGAATCGTAACGCAAGGAATTCGCACGTATTTTACCTTCCCGTGGGGTTGACACCGTTCCAGAGAGATTTGACAGAAATTTTAGTCTCGTTACATGCTAGATCCTTCCAAAAAGAGCTCGACTCTTCGAATAATATCGATGATAAGGATGCTGTAGCGGAATATCCCCAAATATCTTCAAAGCAGATGACTCATATGCTTGACAAGGGCATAAGAGTTGTTGCTAATCATCCATGTCTACTTGTCGAACACTACATGCCAAGACAGTTTCTTCGAATGGTACCTACAGAAAATTTAGTTACGACTagtgataaatttcaaaaattgcaaGAGTTATTATCTCGATTCATCCAACGTGATAGGCAAACATTTCCTGATGCTTTGAAAATTTGCATTATATCACATAATGTGAGAGAATTGGACATTTTAGAAGGTTTAGTCTTGGGTAAAAGAGTCAGAATTAAAAGGTTATCAGGAGCTTCTTTGTACGATGAAAAGCATGTTTTCCCACTAGAACGATCATGTTCTCCTGTAGATGCAAGTAATTCCAAAGACGGTACGCCGAGCAACGAATCTGGTTCGAACAGGTATACTGGGTATCATCGCGACGACTATGATTATTCATTGAAGCACAAGATGAAATCTGTGCAGGCAATCGATGAGGATTGGTTATTTTTAACCACAACTACACATTTAACTAACAACCCTGAACTTATGAGAGGTTATAATGTGGACTATATCATCAGTTTTGATCCCTCGATAGACCCATTTTTGCCGGCGTTAGATAATATAAGGAAAAAAGGACAAAAAAGATTGCCGTTGGTGAAACTTTTAGTTAAGGATTCACCCGATCATTTCTTGCTAGAAAATCCACCAACAGAAGGTACTGACAATTATCAACATTCGAAAGCCGCCATTAAACATTTCCTTTCAACCAGACATACAACATACAACAACTTACCATCGGTAGACTATAAGCAAGTGGTAGATATGCTACTTCGAGGTGAAAATACCATCCCATCATTATCAGAAATTCCACTCTCTCAAGTCTCCACAGATGTACCACCTTTTGAGCTAATTATGACAAGGCTAGATTTCAGCGATAACCAATTGACTATGAATGAGGATGTATTCGATATGAAATCCTACCAAtcagaattgaataaaagGACGTTAGATCGACTACTTAAAGTTCAGAACGAATGCCGACATGGTGACGAAATTCTAACGAGGAAACGTCATTATGAAACGGAAAGACAAGACTATTTGGACGAAACGAGAGTGGAAGCAGGCAAcgttttcaaaaaattccaagatgGTGAGAAATCGATTATAGACTCTGAGAAACGATTAGAAAGATGTAAAAGCGAAGCCTCTAAATTAGATGACAAGATCAAGGCATTGGATGGCGCTCTAGAGGAGGCGAAAAGAATAACTTTGTTAGCAGATGTCGATCCAGAGCTCCAACAGTATACTGAAAAGATCAGTACTCTTAAAACTCTGTTAGGATCCCTTTCAGAACAGAATTTGCAAAGGAACCAACACAATGATTCATTGAGATCTCAATACCAACAAAAATCCTCAGAGGCCGCGGAACAATCTCAACGTACTAAGGTGCTCAAAGATGAAGTGGACCAGTTGCACAAAGATTTGGAGGGACCAGGTCTACAGATACAAACTAAAACACTATTATCGCAGGAACAAAAACTGAAGAACGATTTGGCATCCTTGAAGTCCCGTtccaaatttctcaaatcATACGTGACGAAAATGGCTTCTTACTACGGTTTAAAGCCTTCTTCAAGCGATGATTCCTTGTCCAACGGCACTCACGGTCAGAATGGTAGATCCAACGCCAGGTATCGCTCTACAAGGTCAAATACACCAGCTTACACGTAG
- the DPL1 gene encoding sphinganine-1-phosphate aldolase DPL1 (similar to uniprot|Q05567 Saccharomyces cerevisiae YDR294C DPL1 Dihydrosphingosine phosphate lyase regulates intracellular levels of sphingolipid long-chain base phosphates (LCBPs) degrades phosphorylated long chain bases prefers C16 dihydrosphingosine-l-phosphate as a substrate) encodes MESKIARIVEELKGLDLLQLVLNGYQYAALYVETSSWSSLIKDYLFITLIYKVSSRVCYHLKAFGFLRTLKNVYHSIATAVFRTLLNSPILRPTVNREVGKGINVIERDLLIRNEAIEDYGTLPDEGLSEETTLEELDKLQELLRTTKWEDGKLSGAVYHGGQQLIHLQSLAFEKYCVANQLHPNVFPAVRKMEAEVVSMVLDVFHAPKDTGCGTTSSGGTESILLACLSAKTYGYQQHGITEPEIIVPVTAHAGFHKAAYYFGMKVRKAELDPVTYKVDLNQVKRLINKNTVLLVGSAPNYPHGIVDDIGGLGKLGQKYHIPLHIDCCLGSFAIAFMERAGFNDIPPFDFRVPGVTSISCDTHKYGFAPKGSSVVMYRNQALRASQYYVSTDWIGGVYGSPTLAGSRPGALVVGCWATMVHFGKKGYTDSSREIITAARKLKSSIAKELPELQIIGDPLCCVVSFKSDQLNVYELGDKLSKMGWHLSALQKPPALHIAVTKLSVSSIDKLVSDLKTMVNEMKKNPNQKPANDGTSALYGVASSIKTTGVADKVVAGYLDTLYKLKPSSA; translated from the coding sequence ATGGAATCCAAGATAGCTAGAATTGTAGAGGAGCTGAAAGGCTTAGACCTGCTACAGCTGGTGCTCAATGGTTACCAGTATGCTGCTCTTTACGTTGAAACAAGTTCGTGGAGTAGTCTGATCAAGGATTACTTGTTTATTACTTTAATCTACAAAGTTTCTAGTCGAGTATGTTACCATCTGAAAGCATTTGGGTTTTTGAGGACTCTGAAAAATGTTTACCACAGTATTGCAACTGCTGTGTTCAGAACTTTGCTTAACTCACCAATTCTCAGACCTACAGTAAATAGAGAAGTTGGTAAGGGTATTAATGTTATTGAAAGGGATCTACTTATTCGCAATGAGGCAATCGAAGATTATGGAACTTTACCTGATGAAGGATTGTCTGAAGAGActactttggaagaattggacaaattacaagaattacTGCGTACAACAAAATGGGAAGACGGTAAACTTTCAGGTGCTGTGTACCATGGTGGTCAACAGTTGATCCATTTACAATCCTTGGCCTTTGAGAAATACTGTGTTGCTAATCAACTGCATCCAAACGTTTTTCCTGCTGTGCGTAAGATGGAAGCCGAGGTGGTATCCATGGTGTTAGACGTGTTCCATGCCCCTAAGGATACAGGTTGTGGTACTACCAGTTCTGGTGGTACTGAATCGATTTTGCTTGCTTGTTTGAGTGCTAAGACTTACGGTTACCAACAACATGGTATTACAGAACCAGAAATCATCGTACCAGTGACGGCACATGCTGGATTCCACAAGGCCGCCTACTATTTCGGTATGAAGGTTCGTAAGGCAGAATTGGACCCAGTTACTTACAAGGTGGATTTAAATCAGGTCAAGAGACTGATCAACAAAAACACGGTCTTACTTGTGGGATCCGCCCCCAACTATCCACACGGTATCGTCGATGACATCGGAGGGTTAGGTAAATTAGGTCAAAAGTATCACATACCGCTTCACATCGACTGTTGTCTTGGTTCGTTCGCGATTGCATTCATGGAAAGAGCTGGATTTAATGACATTCCTCCATTTGATTTCCGTGTGCCTGGTGTTACGTCTATCTCTTGTGATACACACAAATATGGTTTTGCACCAAAGGGTTCTTCAGTGGTTATGTACCGTAATCAAGCTTTGAGAGCCTCTCAGTACTATGTGTCTACCGATTGGATTGGTGGTGTGTATGGTTCCCCCACCTTGGCTGGATCTAGACCCGGTGCTCTTGTTGTCGGATGTTGGGCAACAATGGTTCATTTCGGTAAAAAGGGTTACACGGATTCATCCAGAGAAATTATTACTGCAGCcaggaaattgaaaagcAGCATTGCAAAAGAATTACCAGAATTGCAGATCATTGGTGACCCACTTTGTTGCGTTGTATCCTTCAAGTCTGATCAATTGAACGTTTATGAGCTAGGTGATAAATTATCTAAAATGGGATGGCACTTGAGTGCATTACAAAAACCACCTGCACTTCACATTGCAGTTACCAAGTTATCAGTAAGTTCTATTGATAAGCTGGTTTCTGATTTGAAGACTATGGTCAAcgaaatgaagaaaaaccCTAACCAAAAACCAGCTAACGATGGTACTAGTGCCCTTTATGGTGTTGCCAGTAGTATTAAAACCACTGGTGTGGCAGATAAAGTTGTCGCAGGGTATTTGGATACCTTATATAAGCTGAAACCAAGCTCTGCCTAA